In Zea mays cultivar B73 chromosome 7, Zm-B73-REFERENCE-NAM-5.0, whole genome shotgun sequence, the following proteins share a genomic window:
- the LOC100272944 gene encoding Nucleobase-ascorbate transporter 6: protein MAAAPPPKADELQPFPPKEQLPGVAFCITSPPPWPEAILLGFQHFVVMLGTTVIIPSALVPQMGGGNEEKARVVQTILFVAGINTLFQTLFGTRLPVVMGGSYVFVGPTISIVLAGRYSNEADPHEKFLRTMRGTQGALLVASTIQIILGFSGLWRNVVKLLSPLAAVPLVSLVGFGLYELGFPGVAKCVEVGLPELLLLVVFSQYLPQVLDFGKSVFSRFSVLFTVAIVWLYAYILTIGGAYKNSPPKTQVHCRVDRSGLISGAPWISVPYPFQWGAPTFDAGEAFAMMMTSFIALVESTGAFIGASRYASATMIPPSIISRGVGWQGIGLLLDSFFGTANGTSVSVENIGLLALTRIGSRRVVQISAGFMIFFSVLGKFGALFASIPLPVFAGMYCLFFAYVGGVGLSLLQFCNLNSFRTKFIMGFAFFMGLSVPQYFNEYTAVASYGPVHTGARWFNDMINVPFTSKPFVAGLVAYILDNTLQVKESAVRKDRGNHWWEKFRSFKKDARSQEFYSLPFNLNKFFPSV, encoded by the exons atggccgccgcgccgccgcccaaGGCCGACGAGCTCCAGCCGTTCCCGCCCAAGGAGCAGCTGCCCGGCGTCGCCTTCTGCATCACCAGCCCCCCGCCATGGC CGGAGGCCATCTTGCTAGGGTTCCAGCATTTCGTCGTCATGCTGGGCACCACCGTCATCATACCCAGCGCGCTCGTTCCTCAGATGGGAGGCGGAAAT GAAGAGAAGGCTCGGGTGGTTCAGACCATACTGTTCGTTGCTGGCATAAACACCCTGTTCCAGACGTTATTCGGGACGCGCCTTCCGGTCGTGATGGGCGGCTCGTACGTCTTCGTCGGGCCGACCATCTCGATCGTCTTGGCTGGACGGTACAGCAACGAAGCAGACCCTCACGAG AAATTCCTGCGGACGATGAGGGGGACGCAGGGCGCTCTCCTCGTTGCGTCGACGATTCAGATCATACTTGGGTTCAGTGGCCTCTGGCGCAACGTTGTCAA ATTACTGAGTCCGCTGGCAGCTGTTCCTCTGGTATCACTGGTCGGGTTCGGGCTCTACGAGCTTGGCTTTCCAGGG GTAGCGAAATGCGTCGAAGTTGGCCTCCCAGAACTGCTCCTGTTGGTTGTGTTTTCTCAG TATCTGCCTCAGGTTCTGGACTTCGGCAAGTCCGTCTTCAGCCGGTTCAGCGTTCTCTTCACCGTCGCCATCGTGTGGCTGTACGCCTACATCCTCACCATCGGCGGCGCTTACAAGAACTCTCCGCCCAAGACGCAGGTGCATTGCCGCGTTGATCGGTCGGGCCTTATTTCAGGAGCACCTTG GATAAGTGTTCCCTATCCCTTTCAGTGGGGTGCTCCGACGTTTGACGCCGGAGAAGCTTTCGCTATGATGATGACTTCGTTCATTGCTCTTGTAGAG TCAACTGGCGCCTTCATCGGTGCTTCGAGATATGCGAGTGCAACTATGATTCCTCCATCGATTATCAGTCGGGGCGTGGGatggcag GGCATTGGTCTGTTGCTCGATTCATTTTTCGGGACAGCGAACGGGACATCGGTTTCAGT AGAGAATATTGGACTGCTTGCGTTGACACGCATTGGCAGCCGGAGAGTGGTGCAGATATCTGCAGGCTTCATGATTTTCTTCTCTGTCCTTG GAAAATTTGGAGCTTTGTTTGCGTCGATTCCGCTGCCCGTATTTGCCGGCATGTACTGTCTCTTCTTCGCATATGTTG GTGGCGTTGGCCTGAGCCTCCTTCAGTTCTGCAACCTAAACAGCTTTAGGACCAAGTTCATCATGGGGTTCGCTTTCTTCATGGGCCTATCGGTTCCTCAGTACTTCAACGAGTACACAGCCGTTGCAAGCTatggtccggtgcacactggcgcCAGATGG TTCAATGACATGATCAACGTGCCATTCACGTCGAAGCCGTTCGTCGCTGGGTTGGTAGCCTATATCCTGGACAACACCCTCCAGGTAAAGGAGAGCGCGGTGCGGAAGGACAGGGGCAACCACTGGTGGGAGAAGTTCAGGAGCTTCAAGAAAGACGCGAGGAGCCAAGAGTTCTACTCGCTGCCGTTCAATCTGAACAAGTTCTTCCCGTCGGTCTGA